The sequence ccacttacaaactctgctcctatactttgcccagagacagcagacaccccattccactttctggcggcttttgagggccaatggaagccttagaaagtgtcacgtaacagctcagatgctgtaattttgatagagatgcaacagaaggacaacaaattgtcagacagggcacttcctgcatggaatcttctcaggtttttgcctgccatatgagttctgttatactcacagacaccattcaaacagttttagaaactttagagtgttttctttccaaatatactaattatatttctgggcaggagtagtaaccagattaaatcgggtacgttttttatccggccgtgaaaatactgccccctatcccaaataaGTTTTAAAGGAATTTTTAGCTCCTCTCATCTTTTGAGAATCAGGGATGCCAAATGTTGGTCTGTGGACTCCTCTGCCTCCAAAAACCCCATAAAATGTTCCTTTATGTGGGGCTCCTCCTTCAGTGACACAATTCTAGTCACAACTGACAACTGTCAGTGTGGCTGACATCTGAGGTGCAATCTAGAATGATAGAGAAAAATGTTGCCAGCTTGATGTCACTCTCCATTATTGAAATGACCTTGCTGCCCAAGAAATTAATGAGTTCATTCTGTATTTGGTGGCCAAGGTAGCTGGTTGTGCGACTCGAGGTCCCTTTTTGGACACGTTTAAGGTGCTCTTTCATGACTGAATCAAATTGTGCCATCAGTTCAACCTCTTTGAGGAAATTTCCATTTGATGGAGAGtacagtgtttctgtgtgtccccTTAGTGTCAGATTTCTAATTGCCAGAGACTGCACAATAGCAGTCAGACGTGtcaacacctctctccatcttatCCTCACAGCCTCCATAAGTACCATCTCATGCTTATCAATTGTTTCCCCTTTTTTGATCCTCATTGCCAGTTCATTCCATGTTTTCATGCAGTTTTGGTGTTCTGGACTGCTGTCATGTGAAGTCAGCAAAGAACTTGCATATTTCCAGTCTGTCAGTCGTGAGTTTGCTAAATTAATTTTCTTCTTAGAAAAGAGTTTGCAGCAGAAGCAGAAGAGGCTGTTGTTTCTTCCAGAATACACCAACCAACTTCTAGGGATTTTTTCACCACTTGCTAAGGTCTTCCTGAAATACTGGTGGTGGCAACTTCTTCCATCAGTCTCATTCCTTGGGAAAACAAATTTAGGTGGTACCTCACTTGTTCCTCTGCAAACTAGTTGTGTCCGAATTCTGTCAGTCAGAACTGAAGGCCAgtcagcagggtctgtagacagtggttcatcctcagcagcaggatTTGGTGGGGATGCCACTACAAGCATTTCTAATGGAGAGCAGATGGGCATTAGTTTACACACGTTATTCACAGCATTTATAGTGGTGGAACAACCCACATACATACCCAGTAATAATAAAATCATCATTGTTACATACAATATGGAAACGTAAAACTTTGAAAAAGGGGAAATTATTTGTTTTGTGtgaacccacacacccacacacacacacccacatgtgCATGTGCACAAACACACCTGAAGAATCCTGCTGGGGAGAAGTggaagcaaatgggtcttcatCCTCACCTTCAGGCTTAGGCAACATTTGTGAAGACACCTGTATGGCTGAGGAGgtggatggctcctcatcctggccagtgccaAAAGGTGCTCCAAAATATTTCAGAAGTGCCCCTGAATTTGCattaaaatacagtatatgagtCGGACACCCTAAATACATTTGTTACACAATTAAATATACATGTCATTATGCACAATTTATTAAACTCTCAGAATAAGAACCAAATGAACCATACAACCTCCTTGGCCAATTCTAGGCATAAAACACCCCAAAAGACTCAATATATCACAAAAGATACCAAATACATAATATAGACGTCTTTTAATTAGCCTACAGCATTGGAAGTTCCCCTTACTGAgctcaggacctagtcaatacaatCACAGAAAACCTTTATGATGTCACCTCAATGAAAGTTAACCAAATCAACAATGTGCTAGTTAGGTTGTAATCGTTTTGCTGCAGGCTACATACATTATCATGATGAAACTGTGTGAAATTATATCCATTGTTATATAAGCTAGTTGGACAGAAAACTGAATATTGTTGCCCTATGTGTAATAGCATAGCAAGCAACAAAGTGTTATACTGGCCTATTTCATTACATGCATAATGTTATACTCATAAAGAGATAACATATCTGCATACCTTTATCTTTTGCGCGTTTCTCATCTTCTTTCCTCTTTTTCCTAAACTAGGCACCTGAGGGCTTAGACCTTTTCTTATccatttgtgttgatttggcatcgatacattacccatcccccaacattgtcaaccaagagtcaagactaaaccaattcaccttggtggtgtgcagactggttttatactATTCTTAACGATTTCgtacacaaaccagaaaaaaatacaacaatatgtctgtgaaacaaTATactcacagtattatgaatgaattgtggtttatttggtagcatttcagtgtgactgattttactaattgcattagtactgtacaaagttagaggtgcacTATTTGTTAGATTCCCCTGCTCCCCCTACcttgggcttccagtggggagacccgaggtcaacctacccctacCCCCGCCCCCCTTCCTGTCttatacttctgagtgggagaccatcctgggcagtagcctgcctagctcacaaactaggaTCAGGGCGTCCACTCCGACAAGCTTaattgacgtgacgtgcaaatgaaCGATAGAAAACCGATCACGCAAATGTCATCATTCCACATTTTTTTGTGCGGGCACCCCGTGCTGCCCCCGGCAAGATGCCACCCTGGGCGGCTGCCTATGTCGCCCATACCTAAATCCGCTACtgtctgttagacaagtaactctttatccacattatagcagggggtgtaaagccataacacatatgtttttccagcagcagactgtgatcgataatgtcaaaagctgcactgaagtctaacaagacacccaccacaatcattttatcatatttctctcagccaatcatcagtcatttgtgtaagtgctgtgcttgttgagtgtcctttccTATAAGAGTACTGAAAgtgtgttgtcaatttgtttactgtgaaatagcattgtatctggtcaaacaccattttttccagaagttttctaagggttggtaacaggctgattggtcggctatttgagtctgtaaagggggctttactattcttgggtagcggaatgactttagcttccctccaggcctgatggcacacactttctagtaggcttaaattgaagatgtggcaaataggagaggcaatatcgtccgctattatcctcaataATTTTCcgtccagattgtcagacctcggtggcttgtcattgttgatagacaactgTTTGTTTAAATCTATCAAAAGTAGAGAACTTTACAGACCATGAGTGGTCCTGTTGCACTACATGTAATGAGGACATGAATAAGGGGTCCTTATGGTAGAGCTGACCCTGCTCATTCCTGATTAATTTAGGATTTTAGACAAATCTGACGGAGTTGACCAAATCTCTGGACACATGTTTTAGGAATCAAAGTTTTGAGAGAAATATTATTTGAAGTCAAAGAGGGCTATTGCAAGAAACTACATACGAAAAATGTTCagttaatatatatttttgccagtttcttttaaaaaatgtaaacgcTTTTTTGGACAGTTTGAAATTGGGATCCTTTGCTCCGGAAAAGGGCATTTCCAGGCTTAGAGCCAACATGGAAATTCATAAAATTGAAAGTATTTAAAAATTCCAAAAACAAAACTTTTCCCTCATAAAATTCCCCTAAATGTACATTTTAAGCTAAAAAAGCGCAACAGCAAAAGGATTGTCCAGACTTTCAAGAATCCCTgagctaatttcctgctattctacgcgaggctgagagaaaatgttccaGTTTTAAAGTGAATTTCCTGGAACGTGGCcaagagggcggcaggtagcctagcagttaagagcattgggccagtaaccgaaggtTCCTGGTTTGAATCCTTGAGCCGACTCTGAGAAAAATCTgcctgtgcccttgagcaaggcacttaaccctaattcctCCAGTAAGTTGCTTTGGTAAAgagtgtttgctaaatgacttaaatgtaagagGTAAGTGTGTACATACTAGAGCACAATACAATAAAAACAATCCCAATGGTCAACAACATTTTCCTCTATCAGAGCTTTAAACTCAAAAAGGGATACCCTCTCCTCCAGTTTTAAAGTCTATTCTGCTGCTGAGAATGAGAGTGCTAGTGCTGTGGTACAAAGAGGGGTGGTAGCGACACCTCATGTTGAGCAAGAGTTTGAAGATGACGTtgttcctggttttgaccttggCTGCTGTTGTCCTCATGTGCTCCTGGAAGGTGAGTGACCTGTCCAGGTCACCCTGAGGTATGTGGGGGTGGGGTGGTGCTGTAGCTTGTGGTTGTTCATCTACAGTAGATGTTGAGCTCTTTGTTCGCATTTGCGTCATTTTGGTGGACTATactggacacagacagacagatagccaGGCTCACTACATGTAAACCCCCATTAGGAGACATCCTGCAGAGAGGAGGATCGGCAGTAGATGGAGCCATTGCTGCGTTACTGTGCACCTCTGTCATCAACCCACAGAGTATGGGCATTGGCGGGGGTCCATATTCACGGTGATGGACAGCGGTGGTAAGGACACTTCATCCCCCTACTACAAGATACCACACAGACATCCAACTATTGAAATCTCAGAGGGGGGATAAACAATTTTCATGCCATGTACCTTTGTTTATTTCAAAGGCACAGTCCGTCCGTCAGGAGTTTAATCCTGATCTACTGAGTGGATGCCCACAGATCTTTCAACTGATGACAGGTATTTGGAGTGAAAATGAATAAACATGAACATGACTTGACTTGTTCTGTTGCTGACAAGCATGTCCTTTCTCAGCGCAGTGTGAGCTGTTTTTCTAGTTACTCAAGCTTTCCTTCATGTTGGCATCGTGGTGGGAATTCTGTGGAACTCCAGTAATCCTGGGGCAGCTATATCTTACTGATTAAGGCAGTATGTCAAGTGACAAGCACACTATGCTGGTTTATAGGCAAGGATTTTCATTCCTTGGTTTAAAATCATTATTTAATGATGACATTTAGAGCCACTACAGTCATAAATATGATTGATTTCCATAAGTGACCTATCCTCTCCAGACCCAAAACTCCTGCCTCCGTTCTGACAAGCTGTCTGCTAATGTCAGCCTGCTTCTGGTTCTCCTCTCACTGCAAGAGGCAGATGGTTTTGTGGCTTCCTTTTGACTTCTCCCCTTTTCAATAAAATGGGATTATAAACGCTCTAAACTGGACACATGGCCAAGGGTCCCATGGACCTTTAAACAGGATGTTGCCATGTGCTGTGCTGTGAGCCAAGACCACACACAGTGAACAGCCAGTCAGTTGGCTTTGTTTTTAATACCACTAATCAGTTTGTTATACAGACTATAAACCAACATCATCTTCATTTGTAAACATAATAGGGCAAGCTTCCACAGAAAATTAGAGAAATTACCATACTAGTCGAAATTCAATGGCTTAGCGAAATCCCTAAAAGAAATCCACTCCTGATaggcttaaaggtccaatgcagccgttttaaaaaatgttttatctcaatgggtaacaattaagtaccttactgtcattgttttcaattaaaatgatcCAAAAAATTAATATGATTTACCACTTTCTTGCAGGTATAACCCTTTTATACATATCAGTGGGTAACTGGCAAATTGGGAGGGGTGGGGTTGTTGTTAAACCATGGGGGCTGTTTGCATTTCAAATTAGACCCGATACCTGTATTTTggtaaaaaaattatataataataatgtttGGTTGGGGCCACTTGCAGCCGGGGGCCCTAAGCAATCGCTTATGTCGCTCATGCCTGGAACCGGTCCTGCTGGGAGTGGGGAGgaggtgatgtcaccaggcaggccaaactcaatcccaccaaaacaggctgacatttcaagCTGTCTTTTCAAAAAGCTCTTACATCAAAATTACAttgtaattttcacaatttcacagtattattccaacctcataatgtggaaatatatataaaacagaggaaaattgactgcactgggcctttaaacaatgctacaattagTAAGTGATAGCAATCTCAGGGATATGGAGATAGATACCATGACTGAAGACCatttcagatagagagagagataaatggcGTGTAAAAAGTCTGTtttcccccacccccacccccggTTCCAGCCAGCCAATGGATTGGTGTCCCTGGAGAGATCCATGGGTATGAGCAAGCCGACTGGCTGTTTGGGAAACTCACCTGGGCAGGCTTCTTCCATACCACCATCAAGCTGGCCAGAGAGGGTTTCCATGTACCCCAGGTCCTGAGCCACTTCATCCCACTGATCAACAGGGATGAGACTCTACCATTACGGTGCGTATGAAACCGGACAAACATAAACTAAGCTACAATCAGTAAATTATAATCTCAGGGATATGGAGATTGATAGATGCCGTGACTGAAGACCGttttggatagagagagagagagaagtctgcTGTCCTGGGCTGCTTTATCCCACTGATCAACAGGGATTAGACCCACCCTACCGTTACGGTAAGAAACACCCGGACCTTAAAgcggcaatctgcagttcaaacaataacaaagcggccACCCTCCCACtgatttggtaaacagctgagggatggggctggaaaaaTTGTACCACTCTGAAATTCATGGAAAAAGCTATGGAtataaggactgaccatccatgatatcaacattatagtttgaaccatgttttggggctatacagtgtttacatttacattgtttattaAAAAGTCGTAAAACAAGCTGATATTTTGTTTAAAAGTATTTCAAGAGAGCAACTGTCAAGCCATCATTCTGTCATCACATTGCAAGACAATTACATTTGACCTGTCCTCTAGTCAGTTGTTTCTAGATAAGGATGGAAACCAGCTGAAGGTTGGAGACACTGTGAAGTTTGACAAATTTGCTGACACATTGGAGATAGTTGCAAACCAAGGGGCAGATGCTTTTTACACTGGAAAAGTAGCGGAGGATTTAATCTGCAACGTAAAAGATATGCTCTTATGTAGAGCATAAACAATCATCATTAGCTTATTGATATTTGGGTAAACTGACACATAACTGACATTGATTATAAGAATGTGGAGATTGAAAGCCTCATGGAGACCAGACAACATGCATTCCCACCTCCTTATTACATTTTACTTTTGTCTATAGAACACACCCTAAACTCAGCTTCTCTGATGGGAGAGCAAATACTCTTAATTAACCTATCAACGCTACACCGAAGCTTGTAAGTTTTCCAACGGACTAAGGAAGTACGTCCGTAATCCACACTAACTCAGGAGTAAGTTCCACAAGACTCCAGGCATAGGAAATCCTTAAGGAATGATGCAGTACAGATCAAGACCAAGACGCTTCGTAAATCTAATGATCTAAGTGCTGTTTGACCCCAACAGGGTACTCTCAGGGTCATGTTGAGTGACAAGAGAGCATTATATACAGCATCAgctatttttttacctttatttaactaggtaagtcagttaagaacaaattcttatttacgatgacggcctaccccggccaagacctaacccggacgacgctgggccaattgtgcaccgccctatgggacttccaatcacagccggttgtgataaagcctggaatcgaaccaggatctgtattGACACCTTtggcattgagatgcagtgtcttagaccactgtggcACTCGggagtctaaggcactgctgCAAGCTTTGCTGTGCTCCATTCTTAAATTTCTATCCATCCCTGCTCATTTTGACAGAGTGGAGTGGTCACGAAATGTGAGAAAAGACTCCATTTAGCCAATATCACATTTCTGTGTGGGTCATTTACTCTAGTGAAGTTAGTGAAGTCATATGCCTGTGTTACTGGCTTCTGTGGAAACTGAGAGCTATGATCCATAAATTGCAATGTGGAACATGAGCAGCTAATCTCACTAGAATTCATGTTTGTTTTAAGGCCATTTGCTATCACAGTAACTCCAAATGTTGTTTGGGGGCCTGTTGTTGAAGGCATTTACCAGAGGCCTGCCACCAGCAGAGACTGAGCTACGGATTTATTGAGCTCTCTCCATTATGCTCAGCTGTCGTCAGCCAGGAACAGCAAAGGATTATTACAATCTTATGTGCTGAAGCAGAATCTATTAAACTACTGTGATCAGACATTCCTGGGTTTCTTTCACAGATTGTTCACAAGATGTCTTATTGCTGCACACCTGCTAGCCCTGAGACATGGCTGTATACTCGTAGGCGTCTGACTATGGCATCACAGGATTCTGCAGCCCTGCCTCAGGGCTAAACACCTTTTGAAATCACTCactatagaattaggaattagaatagtaACTTAATAGGATCTATATGTCACTCACACACAAAGCCAGCCCTCAAgatatttcattcagatcttaaGAACTGTGTACAGTTTATTCCAAACTGAACAGCAAACCATCCAAGAGGGTGAAACTAGAAGTGGCTAGAGGTtcaacatacagtatactgtTGCTACTGTAATGCAACATATACTGTAACTCCAACATCCCTGATCAAGGTCCATTTCCTTCCTTTGACCAGAGAGCACTTAAGTTCACTGAGCAGCAGTTTGCTGACCACTTCAGGGCCATGTTTAGCGGTGATGAGACCCATGATGCCCAGTACAACATAGTCACTCCATACCTGGACACCATGGGCACCACACATGTGTCTGTGATGGCTGAGGACAGAACTGCTGAGTCTGTTATCTGCACTATCAACCACATGTGAGTAATTCACTGTGTAGAATCCTTACCACGACCATCATTGGGGTTATGTCAGATGTATAATTGCCAATGACTTGTCAAATATCTTTTCCTTCACACAGGTTTGGATCCAGAGTGTTCTCCCCTAAAACCAGTGTAATTTTCAACAATGAGTTTTCATATGTCTGTGGGAATGCAGATCATAATGCCACCTTAATGATTTGTTTGATGGTTTGGCTTGCAAGTGAGCAGCCTCCTTCCTCCATGTCCGCTGTTGTTTTGCAGTCCAAGTACAAAACCCTGGTGATTGGCGGGTCGGGTGGCAGCATGATCACCACAGGGATGGCCTTTGTAAGTGACCATGGTATTAACTATCGGTCTTTGTATATATGCAAATACATTGAGCCACACAATAACAAATACCTGTGTAACACTCAACTACTGTACATGGGTCCTTTTGTGAAGTGTAGCTTAGTTAAAAAAAACTTTagatttcacctaattttaacattatGTAATAAagcagtggttctcaactggttttgcctcgggtcccaaattgaaccaggttgtctcagtcgcAATCCAATATTCACATCGCACATTCTTTTCCTTACAATATCTGGAAAACTATTTTTAATATTGATAGTAAATGTGTCAGTTATATGACAAGGGAAAAACAGTCCCACTTTTTTCATTGTCAATAATTAAATGTTGCCCATATTCTTGATGAAGAATGTTAAGCTCACTGGTTTGAGACCACAAAATCAACTAAATCCGCTAAATAGCGGCACTAATAATTGTATATTGAAAATACTGTAATAAAGAAAAATAGTTCAGAGGTTAAATTATAGgttcattatcatttctacacatTTTCTTTCTGGTTTTAGTAATTTAAGGTCAAACTGGAGTATttgtaagtaaaaaaaatatatatacgattattattattattattttttactcagACACTCACTGCCCATTCAAAACCTCCCCCACCAGTTGAGAATCGCTGTcctaaagagcacatgttcaacttcataaaaacatgttttcccatcc comes from Salmo salar chromosome ssa20, Ssal_v3.1, whole genome shotgun sequence and encodes:
- the LOC106580216 gene encoding LOW QUALITY PROTEIN: glutathione hydrolase 5 proenzyme-like (The sequence of the model RefSeq protein was modified relative to this genomic sequence to represent the inferred CDS: deleted 1 base in 1 codon; substituted 1 base at 1 genomic stop codon) — protein: MLSSLFAFASFWWTILDTDRQIARLTTCKPPLGDILQRGGSAVDGAIAALLCTSVINPQSMGIGGASQWIGVPGEIHGYEQADWLFGKLTWAGFFHTTIKLAREGFHVPQVLSHFIPLINRDETLPLRQLFLDKDGNQLKVGDTVKFDKFADTLEIVANQGADAFYTGKVAEDLITDIDYKNVEIESLMETRQHAFPPPYYILLLSIEHTLNSASLMGEQILXLTYQRYTEACKFSNGLRKYVRPFPSFDQRALKFTEQQFADHFRAMFSGDETHDAQYNIVTPYLDTMGTTHVSVMAEDRTAESVICTINHIEQPPSSMSAVVLQSKYKTLVIGGSGGSMITTGMAFPGIKRSVTETPGTPLLLHRTPPGAQDEVRQIQTEKGAE